One genomic window of Legionella jordanis includes the following:
- a CDS encoding TMEM43 family protein, with protein MAEEIISKSWGSRIKDAFMGILFGILLIIAGIILTFWNEGHGLHTAQSLVEAKQQLISVPTSPIDPKNNLKVVYFSGFANTKDILRDTLLGVSENAISLQRKVLMYQWKENKETKTESQLGGSEKQVTTYSYQKVWSSRLIDSSQFKQQPGHENPAALPVESEQQYAQTVKVGDFLLPEVLIREISEAKAVDLSKININNLQSRLNKPIKLINNQLYAGQDYQNPQVGDVRISLLVIPAQTVSIIAQQTGNSLQAYMAKAGQSVLLLASGQQSSDQMIENALTENRIITWILRGASLAMMILGFSLILKPIVVLADVLPILGSIAGFGTGVVAFLCGFSLWVLITAIAWFAIRPLWSLGLLLVAAIIIYFVYQRRKTKPIAPVQPIRKD; from the coding sequence ATGGCAGAGGAAATCATCAGCAAATCCTGGGGGAGCCGCATAAAGGATGCATTTATGGGCATTCTCTTTGGTATTCTTCTGATCATTGCCGGCATTATTCTCACTTTCTGGAATGAAGGCCATGGTTTGCACACCGCCCAGTCATTAGTTGAAGCGAAACAACAGCTGATTTCAGTCCCGACCTCACCGATTGATCCCAAAAATAACTTAAAAGTCGTTTATTTTAGCGGCTTCGCCAACACTAAGGATATACTCAGAGATACTCTACTGGGGGTTTCTGAAAATGCAATTTCCTTGCAACGAAAAGTTCTGATGTACCAGTGGAAGGAAAATAAAGAGACCAAAACGGAATCTCAATTGGGTGGCTCTGAAAAGCAAGTTACGACTTATTCCTATCAAAAAGTCTGGTCCAGCCGCTTGATTGACAGCAGTCAATTTAAACAACAGCCAGGTCATGAAAACCCTGCTGCCTTGCCTGTTGAATCCGAACAGCAATATGCGCAAACCGTAAAGGTAGGCGACTTTTTACTGCCCGAAGTATTGATAAGGGAAATCAGTGAGGCAAAAGCCGTCGATTTAAGTAAGATCAATATTAATAATTTGCAAAGCCGCTTGAATAAGCCCATAAAACTTATCAATAATCAGCTTTATGCAGGCCAGGATTATCAAAACCCGCAGGTGGGTGATGTACGCATTTCGCTTCTGGTCATCCCAGCGCAAACGGTTAGCATCATCGCCCAACAAACGGGTAACAGTTTGCAGGCTTATATGGCCAAAGCCGGCCAATCTGTTCTTCTGCTTGCTTCAGGACAACAGTCCTCGGATCAAATGATTGAGAATGCTTTAACGGAAAATCGCATCATCACCTGGATTTTGCGAGGGGCTTCCTTAGCGATGATGATTTTGGGATTTTCCCTCATTCTAAAGCCAATTGTTGTCTTGGCTGATGTTTTGCCAATATTGGGCAGCATTGCCGGTTTTGGTACGGGTGTAGTGGCCTTTCTCTGTGGATTCAGTCTGTGGGTTTTAATCACGGCCATTGCCTGGTTTGCCATTCGGCCTTTATGGTCATTGGGTTTGTTGTTAGTTGCTGCGATAATCATATATTTTGTTTATCAGCGGCGAAAAACTAAACCAATCGCTCCTGTACAACCCATCAGGAAGGATTAG
- a CDS encoding DUF3592 domain-containing protein, with translation MNYWTSWRWLIDFIWLFFLMALLRYFWRDRQQLKKTKNWHATKGRITQFLWTQEGHRLWPKIQYSYRVYEQDYQGEHLFLDSSHNSPNSKYARHLAYRAAMAYEKDEEVDVFYNPDNPNEAVLDTTMPRKLNLIIVLLTFLILLHLLIVFYRLL, from the coding sequence GTGAACTATTGGACATCCTGGCGTTGGTTAATTGACTTCATTTGGCTCTTTTTTTTAATGGCCTTATTGCGTTATTTCTGGCGAGATCGACAACAATTAAAAAAAACCAAAAACTGGCATGCCACCAAAGGGCGTATTACTCAATTTTTATGGACACAGGAAGGGCATCGGCTTTGGCCAAAAATTCAATACAGTTATCGTGTCTATGAGCAGGATTATCAGGGTGAACATCTTTTTTTAGACAGTTCACACAACAGTCCAAATAGCAAATACGCGCGTCATTTAGCTTACCGTGCGGCCATGGCTTATGAAAAAGATGAGGAAGTGGATGTGTTTTACAACCCGGACAATCCCAATGAGGCGGTGCTCGATACGACCATGCCTCGCAAGCTTAATCTCATTATAGTTTTATTGACTTTCCTTATTTTACTTCACTTGTTGATTGTTTTTTATCGTTTGCTTTAG
- a CDS encoding DotI/IcmL family type IV secretion protein: MQRSKFFAIFLFLVSSMPSFAAPDNTQLAVWANEAIVATYTYDYKNFLTRQKEIAKYFTASGWIAYSNALNAAKLPQMVQQNSYFVSSVATSPPEVKTIKTDQWQASMPLLVLYKNPQYQQTQHLLVTINFIPAPSGQGVRGLAIESLQAKISKPPCRCQPASADESTKANDKKQSTSEVK; encoded by the coding sequence ATGCAGCGAAGCAAATTTTTTGCGATTTTTCTTTTCCTGGTATCCTCCATGCCCTCTTTTGCAGCCCCCGATAATACTCAGCTTGCAGTTTGGGCCAATGAAGCCATTGTAGCCACCTATACTTATGATTACAAAAATTTCTTAACTCGCCAGAAAGAAATTGCCAAATATTTCACTGCATCGGGTTGGATTGCTTACAGCAATGCATTGAATGCGGCAAAACTTCCGCAAATGGTGCAGCAGAACTCTTATTTTGTAAGCTCGGTAGCCACCTCGCCTCCAGAGGTTAAAACCATCAAAACCGATCAATGGCAAGCCAGCATGCCTCTACTGGTGCTTTATAAAAACCCGCAGTATCAGCAAACGCAGCATTTACTGGTAACCATTAATTTCATTCCAGCACCATCAGGACAAGGAGTACGAGGGCTTGCAATTGAGAGTTTGCAAGCAAAGATCAGCAAGCCTCCTTGTCGTTGTCAACCCGCATCGGCTGATGAATCCACTAAAGCAAACGATAAAAAACAATCAACAAGTGAAGTAAAATAA
- a CDS encoding ABC transporter permease, whose protein sequence is MHNVRFYFANRENVSRYINRLDILLLILTFSVLFFLGWAGTQMASPYQLGEPLPISLNPWKLPFYASRTVLRMFIALCLSLTFTFVVGAMAAKIRRAEQIIIPAIDILQSVPVLSFLSITVTGFIHLFPGSLLGPECASIFAIFTAQVWNMTFGFYQSLKTLPHDLKEAAAMFQLSAWQRFWKVEVPFSMSGLLWNMMMSMSASWFFVVLSEAIAVSHQQIRLPGVGSYIALAIERHDLHAVGYAILTMVIVIFLYDQILFRPLIAWSEKFKMEPSPDEEEYQSWLIDLVRGSRIVKRLSQPAARLKERFINARWLSKRHNKPIKEIDYRHQKHMDWLWNTVVLLTIIVGGWLLLKFILAQVKVSEIFHVFVLGSATAARVIVLIVLSSLLWIPVGVWVGLRPRLAQKIQPVIQFVAAFPANLFYPLFVIAIVRFNLNVQIWVTPLMILGTQWYILFNVIAGASNIPRDLYLAADNFGVRGWQWWKRLALPGIFPFYITGAITAAGGAWNASIVAEWVSWGNTTLRATGLGEYIQASTIAGDFPKIALGTAMMCLYVLMFNHLIWRPLFRLAQERFHFN, encoded by the coding sequence GTGCACAACGTCCGTTTTTATTTTGCCAACCGTGAAAACGTTAGTCGCTATATTAACCGCTTAGATATTTTATTATTAATTTTGACTTTTTCTGTTCTTTTTTTTCTCGGTTGGGCAGGGACACAAATGGCAAGTCCTTACCAATTGGGTGAACCCTTGCCAATTTCCCTTAATCCCTGGAAACTCCCCTTTTATGCATCCCGGACTGTTCTCAGGATGTTTATTGCTCTTTGCTTGTCACTGACGTTTACTTTCGTTGTTGGCGCAATGGCTGCCAAAATCAGGAGAGCAGAGCAAATCATTATTCCGGCCATTGATATTTTGCAATCAGTCCCTGTTTTAAGTTTTCTATCCATTACCGTGACGGGTTTTATTCATTTATTCCCTGGGAGTTTGTTAGGTCCTGAATGCGCCAGCATTTTTGCTATTTTTACGGCCCAGGTTTGGAATATGACTTTTGGTTTTTACCAATCGCTGAAGACTTTACCCCATGATTTAAAAGAAGCAGCAGCCATGTTCCAACTGTCCGCATGGCAACGATTTTGGAAAGTTGAAGTCCCTTTTTCCATGTCCGGTTTGCTCTGGAACATGATGATGTCCATGTCTGCCAGCTGGTTTTTCGTTGTTTTATCCGAAGCCATTGCCGTTTCGCATCAACAAATTCGCTTGCCCGGGGTGGGATCTTACATTGCGCTTGCAATAGAACGCCATGACTTACACGCAGTAGGCTATGCCATTTTAACTATGGTTATTGTTATTTTCCTCTATGATCAAATCCTGTTTAGACCTTTAATCGCCTGGTCTGAAAAATTCAAAATGGAGCCTTCACCTGATGAGGAAGAATATCAATCCTGGCTGATTGACTTGGTTCGGGGCAGCCGCATTGTTAAACGGTTAAGCCAACCGGCAGCCCGTTTAAAGGAACGTTTTATCAATGCTCGCTGGCTCAGCAAGAGACATAACAAGCCCATCAAAGAAATTGATTATCGTCATCAAAAACACATGGATTGGCTTTGGAATACCGTTGTTTTACTGACCATTATTGTGGGTGGTTGGCTTTTGTTAAAATTTATACTGGCTCAAGTAAAAGTGAGCGAAATTTTTCATGTGTTTGTATTGGGTTCGGCTACGGCCGCTCGTGTCATTGTGCTGATTGTCTTAAGCTCCTTGCTGTGGATTCCTGTTGGTGTCTGGGTGGGATTAAGACCACGTTTGGCGCAAAAAATTCAACCGGTTATCCAATTCGTCGCAGCATTTCCTGCTAATTTGTTTTATCCTTTATTTGTAATAGCCATCGTAAGATTTAATTTGAATGTGCAAATCTGGGTGACTCCGCTCATGATTCTTGGTACCCAGTGGTATATTTTATTCAATGTTATCGCCGGTGCGTCGAATATCCCACGGGATCTTTATTTGGCTGCTGATAATTTTGGCGTGCGCGGATGGCAATGGTGGAAACGATTGGCTTTGCCGGGTATTTTCCCTTTCTACATTACAGGCGCAATTACTGCAGCAGGGGGCGCGTGGAACGCGAGCATTGTCGCTGAATGGGTGAGTTGGGGTAATACGACATTGAGGGCCACGGGTTTGGGTGAGTACATTCAAGCCAGTACCATTGCCGGTGACTTTCCAAAAATCGCTTTAGGGACGGCGATGATGTGTCTTTATGTGTTGATGTTTAATCATTTAATATGGCGTCCCTTATTCCGTTTGGCTCAAGAACGCTTCCATTTTAATTAG
- a CDS encoding ABC transporter ATP-binding protein, giving the protein MSETIIAIENCRKSFKKASDQDLLVLEDVNFQLKEGEIVAMLGKSGSGKSTLLRIIAGLVPPSAGTITYRGKPVTGPVPGIAMVFQSFALMPWLTVLENVELGLEAQGVNREERRRRAIEAIDTIGLDGFESAFPKELSGGMRQRVGFARALVINPDVLLMDEPFSALDVLTAENLKSDLLELWKEKKTNTNGILLVTHNIEEAATLADRIVIFGSDPGYIRAELQVTLPQPRDSGTPEFRDLVDKIYKLMTTGPKEKAKRAQRQWQIGLGYRLPDVEPSELSGLIETMKSFEERIDLPELADELMMNIDDLFPILETLEILGFAKVSDGDIQLSELGKQFSEADLQARKQLFARCLLEKVPLARYIRRVLDEKFGHRVSEERFLSKLEDYLSEKEADRVLRTMIDWGRYAEIFAYDFNTGILSLENPGNHE; this is encoded by the coding sequence ATGTCAGAAACAATTATCGCCATTGAAAATTGCCGTAAATCATTTAAAAAGGCTTCTGATCAGGATTTATTAGTACTGGAAGACGTAAATTTTCAATTGAAAGAAGGTGAAATCGTCGCCATGCTGGGTAAGTCTGGTTCCGGCAAATCGACTCTCCTTCGCATCATTGCCGGTCTCGTTCCACCTTCGGCTGGAACAATCACTTATCGCGGTAAGCCGGTAACAGGACCCGTGCCAGGCATTGCTATGGTGTTTCAATCCTTTGCTTTAATGCCCTGGCTGACCGTGCTTGAAAACGTGGAGCTTGGCCTCGAAGCTCAAGGGGTCAATCGTGAAGAGCGAAGACGCCGGGCGATTGAAGCCATTGATACCATTGGCCTGGATGGTTTTGAATCGGCTTTTCCCAAGGAATTGTCAGGGGGGATGCGTCAACGCGTTGGTTTCGCACGTGCCTTGGTGATTAATCCTGACGTTTTATTAATGGATGAACCTTTTTCCGCTTTAGACGTCCTTACTGCCGAAAATTTAAAATCCGATTTGTTGGAATTGTGGAAGGAAAAGAAAACCAACACCAACGGCATTTTATTGGTTACCCACAACATTGAAGAGGCAGCAACCTTGGCTGATCGCATTGTTATTTTTGGCAGTGATCCAGGTTATATCCGTGCAGAGCTGCAAGTCACGCTGCCGCAACCGCGCGATAGTGGGACCCCTGAGTTTCGCGATCTGGTCGACAAAATTTATAAATTAATGACCACAGGGCCAAAAGAAAAAGCAAAACGCGCACAAAGACAGTGGCAAATCGGCCTGGGTTACCGATTGCCAGATGTGGAGCCTTCAGAATTATCCGGCCTCATCGAAACCATGAAATCCTTTGAGGAGCGCATCGATTTGCCTGAGCTTGCCGATGAGCTCATGATGAATATTGATGACTTGTTCCCAATTCTTGAAACCTTGGAAATCTTAGGTTTTGCCAAAGTTTCAGATGGGGATATCCAATTGAGTGAGTTAGGCAAGCAGTTTTCCGAAGCCGATTTGCAAGCCCGCAAGCAACTCTTTGCGAGATGTTTGCTCGAAAAAGTGCCACTGGCCCGCTACATTCGTCGAGTGCTGGATGAAAAATTCGGCCATCGGGTTTCTGAGGAACGATTTTTAAGCAAACTTGAAGATTATCTCAGTGAAAAAGAAGCGGACAGGGTATTACGGACCATGATTGACTGGGGGCGCTATGCCGAAATTTTCGCCTATGATTTCAATACAGGGATTTTAAGTTTGGAAAATCCCGGGAACCATGAGTAG
- a CDS encoding GGDEF domain-containing protein, with protein MKKILQLQQECFLLLLQTSVKTIPFNILLSAIICCYLLYRGAELPSTIVWFLAMTFLSLIRLFHSHYTLIKRLYIDSAKAHLALFVGLTFLTGCLWGFCYVWFYKYFLAMHQNVITVVLGGLAAGGLASLSVYRPAYYAFLFPIFLPMIIYNLSFGILDKDLLAVTFLLFIIMLMVTANFTSRVLHKTINLSKEKDCLISNLHQANHEKDDALDEIRRISITDSLTGLYNRRYFDLRLDEELRRAERNKHFLVLLFIDVDNFKWINDNLGHPKGDEFLKRVATVIANNTSRSNDSSFRIGGDEFAIILANCRLEEANLIAKTIQEEIKIDSPNKVSLSMGIVETRPSKTKLEDLVSAADFMLYQAKKNGKNIIYSSQT; from the coding sequence ATGAAGAAAATACTGCAACTGCAACAGGAATGTTTTTTACTGCTCCTCCAAACATCGGTAAAGACCATTCCTTTTAACATCTTGCTGTCCGCCATCATTTGTTGCTACCTTTTGTATCGGGGAGCTGAACTGCCTTCTACAATAGTTTGGTTCCTGGCCATGACGTTTTTAAGCCTCATCCGCTTGTTCCATAGCCACTACACTTTGATCAAAAGGCTTTACATCGATTCAGCTAAGGCGCATTTGGCCCTCTTTGTAGGCTTAACGTTTTTAACTGGTTGCCTATGGGGCTTTTGCTACGTCTGGTTTTATAAATACTTCCTTGCAATGCATCAGAATGTCATCACAGTTGTACTTGGGGGCCTGGCCGCAGGTGGCCTTGCCTCGCTTTCTGTATACCGGCCTGCTTACTATGCTTTTTTATTCCCAATTTTCTTGCCCATGATCATTTATAATCTTTCATTCGGTATACTGGATAAGGACTTATTAGCTGTTACTTTTCTACTGTTTATTATCATGTTGATGGTCACGGCAAATTTCACCTCAAGGGTTCTGCATAAGACCATTAACCTTAGCAAAGAAAAAGATTGCCTCATTAGCAACCTCCATCAGGCCAATCACGAGAAAGACGATGCCTTGGATGAGATCCGGCGAATCTCAATTACAGACTCCTTAACAGGCCTTTACAACCGTAGATATTTTGATCTTCGTCTTGATGAAGAGTTAAGAAGAGCAGAAAGAAACAAACATTTCCTGGTTTTGCTCTTCATTGATGTAGATAATTTTAAATGGATTAATGACAATCTTGGTCATCCTAAAGGGGATGAATTTTTAAAAAGAGTAGCGACCGTCATTGCAAATAATACCTCTCGTTCTAATGACAGCAGCTTTAGAATTGGTGGCGATGAGTTTGCAATTATTCTGGCGAATTGCCGATTAGAGGAAGCTAATCTGATTGCAAAGACCATACAGGAAGAGATAAAGATCGATTCTCCCAATAAAGTTTCATTGAGCATGGGCATCGTTGAAACGCGACCTTCGAAGACTAAGTTGGAGGATCTGGTTTCAGCCGCAGACTTCATGTTGTACCAGGCCAAAAAGAATGGGAAAAATATTATTTATTCTTCCCAAACCTAA
- a CDS encoding thiol:disulfide interchange protein DsbA/DsbL, translated as MLKRVLCVLLLFPVLAFAEDFVAGKDYELVNGTAPSVHAGKVMVTEFFSYGCPWCYRIEPALNTWVQQQGNKVQFSRIPVVFHKEWEYYAKAYYTANLLGLESKLGPALFKAIQNDKRPLANNEEMIQFFTAEGVDNATAKSAFENSTTIDVQVAEGLATMSRYRINGVPAIVVNNQYKTDLQMAKNPERFLQILDFLVKKAQTA; from the coding sequence ATGTTAAAGCGTGTTTTGTGTGTTCTTTTGCTGTTCCCGGTTCTCGCATTTGCAGAAGATTTTGTTGCTGGGAAAGACTATGAACTGGTTAATGGTACTGCTCCTTCCGTGCATGCAGGCAAGGTCATGGTGACTGAGTTTTTCAGTTATGGTTGTCCCTGGTGTTATCGAATTGAGCCGGCGTTAAATACCTGGGTTCAACAACAAGGAAACAAAGTGCAATTTTCTCGCATTCCTGTTGTTTTCCATAAAGAGTGGGAATACTATGCGAAAGCCTACTACACGGCCAATTTATTGGGACTTGAAAGCAAACTTGGCCCAGCCTTGTTCAAAGCCATTCAAAATGACAAGCGTCCATTGGCTAACAATGAAGAAATGATTCAATTTTTTACCGCCGAAGGCGTGGACAATGCCACGGCAAAAAGCGCCTTTGAAAACTCCACAACCATAGATGTGCAAGTTGCCGAGGGTCTTGCAACCATGTCTCGTTATCGCATCAACGGCGTACCCGCCATCGTTGTCAATAACCAATACAAAACCGACTTGCAGATGGCTAAAAACCCCGAGCGGTTTTTACAAATTTTAGATTTCCTGGTTAAAAAAGCCCAAACGGCTTAA
- a CDS encoding c-type cytochrome → MKKILFALVVFYTYAINAANQQPSPTAIEQKIAVCVACHGQQGISVNPQWPNLAGQHASYLFKQLKDYKAVKTRNVPTMTAIVANLNENDMLELAKYYSEQTLPKGATPEKFVQRGQQLYRGGDFDKHITACIACHGPKGTGNEQAGFPVLSGQHAAYTILQLQAFKEGKRSNDLNGIMRDISSRMSQEDMEAVAYYIQGLH, encoded by the coding sequence ATGAAAAAAATCTTGTTTGCACTTGTTGTATTTTACACATACGCAATCAATGCTGCCAACCAACAACCCTCGCCCACAGCTATTGAACAAAAAATAGCCGTTTGTGTAGCCTGTCATGGGCAGCAAGGGATTAGTGTTAATCCACAATGGCCTAATCTTGCTGGCCAACACGCGAGTTATCTGTTCAAGCAGCTGAAGGATTATAAAGCCGTCAAAACCAGAAATGTACCAACAATGACCGCTATCGTTGCCAATTTAAATGAGAATGATATGTTGGAGCTGGCTAAATACTATTCCGAACAAACGCTACCGAAAGGGGCGACGCCTGAGAAATTTGTTCAGCGCGGGCAACAACTTTACCGAGGTGGGGATTTTGACAAGCATATTACAGCTTGCATCGCATGCCATGGCCCTAAAGGGACAGGCAATGAACAAGCTGGTTTTCCTGTCTTGTCAGGGCAACATGCTGCTTATACCATACTGCAATTACAAGCATTTAAGGAAGGTAAGCGCTCCAACGATTTAAATGGGATTATGAGGGACATCAGCTCCCGCATGAGCCAGGAAGACATGGAAGCCGTGGCTTATTACATTCAAGGTTTGCACTAA
- the yihA gene encoding ribosome biogenesis GTP-binding protein YihA/YsxC: protein MLVNPYRKASFLKSAARVNQLPSDEGFEVAFAGRSNAGKSSALNCLTENKQLAKTSKTPGRTQLINLFELDDSRRLVDLPGYGYAKVAQDVKKEWQQHLSHYLEVRQCLRGLILLMDCRHPLKELDQVMIDWSLSRELPVHILLTKSDKLSRSEVKNSMAKVRKHYELMEDFISVQAFSALKKEGIEELIKKLNEWFAWPDLQTGAAS from the coding sequence ATGTTAGTAAATCCATACAGGAAAGCAAGTTTTCTAAAAAGTGCCGCTCGAGTCAATCAATTGCCGAGTGATGAAGGGTTTGAAGTTGCTTTCGCAGGCCGTTCCAATGCTGGTAAATCAAGTGCTTTGAATTGTCTGACTGAAAATAAACAGCTTGCTAAAACCAGTAAAACGCCCGGTCGCACGCAGCTCATCAATTTGTTTGAACTGGACGATTCACGGCGGTTGGTGGATTTACCAGGTTATGGTTATGCCAAAGTGGCTCAGGATGTTAAAAAAGAATGGCAACAGCATTTAAGCCATTATTTGGAAGTCAGGCAGTGCCTAAGAGGATTAATTTTGTTAATGGATTGCCGTCATCCCTTAAAAGAGCTGGATCAAGTGATGATTGACTGGTCGCTATCTCGTGAATTGCCCGTCCATATTTTACTCACCAAATCCGACAAATTAAGTCGAAGTGAGGTTAAAAACAGCATGGCCAAAGTGCGCAAGCACTATGAGTTGATGGAGGATTTCATCAGTGTGCAAGCCTTTTCGGCCTTGAAAAAGGAAGGCATCGAAGAACTCATCAAGAAATTAAATGAATGGTTTGCCTGGCCCGATTTGCAAACAGGCGCGGCAAGTTAA
- the acs gene encoding acetate--CoA ligase, translated as MTKRPFPTADDDSLLPFWHDVALEYIDWIKPWDKEFEGGFAQGQVKWFQGAKLNATVNCLDRHLPTKANQPAIIWEGDDDKQQSTLSFGQLHEQVCLMANVLKSLGVGRGDRVALYLPMIAEAVIATLACARIGAVHCIVFAGFSPAALRQRLQAAECKLLITADGYFRGGKHFPLKQQADAAANELPLQILLIQNSKEKVPFNAQKDHWWHELRLEQSSHCEPEAMNAEDPLFILYTSGSTGKPKGLVHSTGGYLVQVAYSFDYIFNCAPTEIFWCTADIGWITGHSYVIYGPLANGITSLMYAGVPNWPTPARCWEIIDRHQVNVFYTAPTAIRALKREGDQWLSTTSRKSLRLLGTVGEPINPEVWEWYQHKVGLNSCPIVDTWWQTETGAIMICPQGGVMNAKPGAASQPLPGIFPVILNEQHEEIKGMGEGILAIKKPWPSIARTIAGNHERYCKAYFANDYYITGDGAKRDKDGDFWITGRIDDVLNVAGHRLSTAEIESSLVTHPKVAEAAVVSMPDEIKGQGIHAYVTLKEGEEPSPQLYEELVSTVKNDISSIAKPDEITWVRDLPKTRSGKIMRRILRQIANNHAQELSDLGDLSTLANPQVVEDLLKKEK; from the coding sequence ATGACTAAAAGACCATTCCCAACAGCAGACGATGATTCTCTCTTGCCATTTTGGCACGATGTGGCTCTTGAGTATATTGATTGGATTAAACCTTGGGACAAAGAGTTCGAAGGTGGGTTTGCACAAGGACAAGTAAAATGGTTTCAAGGTGCGAAACTCAATGCCACTGTCAATTGCCTGGACAGGCATTTACCGACCAAAGCCAATCAACCAGCCATCATTTGGGAAGGCGATGACGACAAACAGCAAAGCACACTTAGTTTTGGGCAATTGCATGAACAAGTTTGTTTAATGGCCAATGTCCTTAAATCTTTAGGTGTGGGCAGGGGCGATCGCGTGGCACTGTATTTACCAATGATTGCAGAAGCCGTTATTGCTACCTTGGCTTGTGCTCGCATTGGTGCGGTACACTGCATTGTCTTTGCCGGTTTTTCTCCTGCAGCACTAAGACAGCGTTTGCAGGCTGCCGAATGCAAATTGCTCATCACAGCAGACGGATATTTCCGCGGCGGCAAACATTTTCCACTAAAACAACAAGCCGATGCGGCCGCAAATGAGCTTCCTTTGCAAATTTTACTAATCCAGAATAGCAAGGAAAAAGTACCTTTCAATGCGCAAAAGGATCACTGGTGGCATGAACTTCGCCTTGAGCAAAGCAGCCATTGCGAGCCTGAGGCCATGAATGCTGAAGATCCTTTATTCATTCTTTATACTTCAGGCAGCACCGGGAAACCCAAAGGTCTGGTGCATAGCACAGGCGGCTATCTCGTACAGGTGGCTTATAGCTTTGATTATATTTTTAATTGCGCCCCCACGGAAATCTTTTGGTGCACAGCAGACATTGGTTGGATTACGGGGCACAGCTACGTCATTTACGGCCCCTTAGCCAATGGCATCACAAGCTTAATGTATGCGGGAGTTCCCAATTGGCCTACTCCCGCTCGTTGCTGGGAAATTATAGACCGTCATCAGGTCAATGTGTTTTACACAGCACCAACTGCCATTCGTGCCTTAAAACGCGAGGGCGATCAATGGCTTTCGACAACCAGCCGCAAATCTTTACGTTTATTGGGAACCGTAGGTGAGCCTATTAACCCTGAAGTATGGGAATGGTATCAACATAAGGTGGGCTTAAATTCTTGTCCAATTGTAGATACCTGGTGGCAGACTGAAACGGGAGCAATCATGATATGCCCGCAAGGAGGGGTCATGAATGCCAAACCAGGTGCCGCAAGTCAACCGCTGCCAGGAATATTCCCGGTGATTCTCAATGAACAACATGAGGAAATTAAAGGCATGGGCGAAGGCATATTGGCCATTAAAAAACCCTGGCCTTCTATTGCCAGAACCATAGCCGGTAATCACGAGCGCTACTGCAAGGCATATTTTGCCAATGACTATTATATTACCGGCGATGGTGCCAAGCGCGATAAGGATGGTGATTTTTGGATTACCGGACGGATTGATGACGTGTTGAATGTTGCCGGTCATCGTTTGAGCACCGCAGAAATTGAAAGCTCCCTAGTCACTCACCCTAAAGTGGCAGAAGCTGCAGTGGTCAGCATGCCCGATGAAATTAAAGGACAAGGAATACATGCTTATGTGACTTTAAAAGAGGGAGAAGAACCCTCCCCTCAACTGTACGAAGAATTAGTATCCACTGTAAAAAACGACATCAGCAGCATTGCCAAACCCGATGAAATCACATGGGTTAGAGACTTGCCCAAGACCAGATCGGGTAAAATAATGCGCCGAATCCTTCGGCAAATCGCAAACAATCACGCACAGGAGCTTTCTGATTTGGGTGATTTATCCACCTTGGCAAATCCTCAAGTGGTTGAGGATTTACTCAAGAAAGAAAAATAA